Proteins encoded within one genomic window of Ovis aries strain OAR_USU_Benz2616 breed Rambouillet chromosome 1, ARS-UI_Ramb_v3.0, whole genome shotgun sequence:
- the LOC101105715 gene encoding olfactory receptor 11A1-like, with product MVTLPWENQTVVEFVLKGFSSIQELNIFLFMMFLVSYILIISGNTLIVLLVLFSHPLHTPMYFFLVNLSFLEMWYTSSIVPKMLLIILGRKKTIAVAGCLAQFYFFGSLAATECLLLAVMSYDRYLAICQPLHYPILMTGPFCIRLAASSWLCCFLLTTITMVLLSRLTFCGPNEIDHFFCDFAPLVHLSCMDTSLTETIAYATSSAVTLIPFLFITASYSCILAAILRIPSGTGRQKAFSTCSSHLTVVMVFYGTLIATYLVPSANSSQFLRKGFSLLYTILTPMFNPIIYSLRNRDIHEALKKCLSKKPGSLR from the coding sequence ATGGTGACCCTGCCCTGGGAAAACCAAACAGTAGTGGAGTTTGTGCTTAAAGGATTTTCTTCCATCCAAGagctaaatatttttctctttatgatgTTTTTAGTTTCATATATCTTAATTATTTCTGGAAACACCCTCATTGTCCTGCTAGTTTTATTCAGCCAtcccctccacacccccatgtacttctttctGGTGAACTTGTCCTTTCTAGAGATGTGGTATACATCCAGTATTGTCCCCAAGATGTTGCTGATTATCCTAGGCAGAAAGAAGACTATCGCTGTGGCTGGCTGTCTGGCACAGTTCTACTTCTTTGGCTCCCTGGCTGCAACAGAGTGCCTCTTGCTCGCGGTGATGTCCTATGACCGCTACCTGGCCATCTGCCAGCCTCTCCACTATCCCATTCTCATGACTGGCCCCTTCTGCATTAGGCTGGCTGCCAGCTCTTGgctctgctgcttccttctcACAACAATCACGATGGTCCTACTGTCTAGATTAACCTTCTGCGGACCCAATGAAATTGATCACTTCTTCTGTGACTTTGCCCCTCTGGTCCATCTCTCCTGCATGGATACCTCACTGACTGAGACGATTGCCTATGCCACCTCTTCTGCAGTGACTCTGATCCCATTTCTCTTCATCACAGCCTCCTACTCCTGCATTCTTGCTGCTATCCTAAGAATTCCATCTGGCACCGGCCGGCAAAAGGCCTTTTCCACTTGCTCCTCCCACCTCACCGTGGTCATGGTGTTTTATGGGACACTGATTGCCACATACCTTGTGCCCTCAGCCAACTCTTCCCAGTTCTTGCGCAAAGGATTTTCTCTGCTCTATACCATCCTAACACCAATGTTCAACCCCATCATCTATAGCCTGAGAAATAGAGACATCCATGAAGCCCTGAAGAAGTGCTTGAGTAAGAAGCCAGGTTCCCTTAGATGa